One genomic window of Mesoplodon densirostris isolate mMesDen1 chromosome 14, mMesDen1 primary haplotype, whole genome shotgun sequence includes the following:
- the NOTO gene encoding homeobox protein notochord, producing the protein MPSPGQRSCRPPATSGAREQRPRSSCSPAPASPAPASPALPRRSAGPGPPRATGRLESSFSVEAILARPDRRAPAISPLSVSAGAAVSLWTAPSRPPAPVLPGACPATWLPAYLSVGLDQPCPQLPVLRLRAAHFCGLQGLGVTGLELAHCLGLWGPRDWAKAQDLQDTERSQKRVRTMFNLEQLEELEKVFAKQHNLVGKKRAQLAAQLNLTENQVRVWFQNRRVKYQKQQRLRLPAASATAASPDEPSSSSSTTIQREDAESGVDS; encoded by the exons ATGCCCAGCCCGGGGCAGCGAAGCTGCCGGCCGCCCGCTACCTCGGGCGCCCGGGAACAGCGCCCGCGCTCCAGCTGCTCTCCCGCGCCCGCGTCTCCCGCGCCCGCGTCCCCGGCGCTGCCGCGCCGCTCGGCAGGCCCAGGCCCACCCCGTGCAACCGGACGCCTCGAGTCCTCCTTCTCCGTCGAGGCCATCCTGGCCAGACCCGACCGCCGTGCGCCCGCCATCTCCCCTCTGTCTGTCTCCGCCGGCGCCGCCGTGAGCCTCTGGACCGCGCCCTCCCGGCCTCCCGCTCCGGTTCTGCCCGGCGCGTGCCCGGCGACGTGGCTGCCCGCCTACCTGAGCGTGGGGCTCGACCAGCCGTGCCCCCAGCTCCCGGTGCTGCGGCTGCGCGCCGCCCACTTCTGCGGCCTCCAGGGCCTCGGCGTCACAG GCTTGGAGCTGGCTCATTGCCTAGGCCTCTGGGGTCCCCGCGACTGGGCCAAAGCTCAGGACCTTCAGGACACTGAGAGATCTCAAAAGAGGGTCCGAACCATGTTTAACTTGGAGCAgttggaagagttggagaaagTGTTTGCAAAACAGCACAACCTAGTGGGGAAGAAGAGAGCCCAGCTGGCAGCCCAGCTCAACCTTACAGAGAACCAG GTGAGGGTCTGGTTCCAAAACCGCAGGGTTAAGTATCAGAAGCAGCAAAGGCTGAGGCTGCCAGCTGCATCTGCCACGGCTGCCTCCCCGGACGAGCCCTCCAGCAGCTCCAGCACCACCATCCAGAGAGAAGACGCAGAGTCAGGAGTGGACAGCTGA